Below is a genomic region from Cydia strobilella chromosome 1, ilCydStro3.1, whole genome shotgun sequence.
gtttgaaaggtactacctccaaggtggtcccacattaatctggtgctgttctgatgatgggatccatgaggaattgagacaactcctcaatttttaaaggcacatgtatggtgatttggtctttttcttaagcaacttgagcattttttctcgaaaaccaccaatttgatgaagtggagctgatgatgatgattgttttgatgataatgatttcagcgattactccggcacccatgatccgatttgagttattctttttctgtttgaaagaagttatctctccaaggtgttttcgtaatatttatggttttgatctgatgatggaatccgtgaggaattgagggaactccttaatttttaaaggcacgtgtatggtaatttcggtgttttctaaagtaactcaagcatttcctccccaaaaccaccaatttgatgtagtgcaattgtagcctaaccacgagtttgacactaaatattcttcataacttactttgtacactaatatgccagtacgagcgagatgcataaacagtaagttacgcacacgatagcgaatatatcaatgtcaaactcgtggtaaggctactgataacttccctcgtatgtgtattatgatttttgatgtaggtagtgttggaaacaaccaaagagactgagaggtgaaggtagagggtattagtgtttggggggtttgaggttgggggttgaggggaggtaagttgatgggtcggggactgaggggttgggagttaagggattgggggttagggttaggagttaaggggtcaggggtcggggaatggcggttgaagggttggtggtttagggtcgaggggttcagtgatcaggggttgatgtgctgtgaggttgagtgatcggggggtttgagggattgggtcagtggcggggcggagaatggatttagtgacaggaatgatttcccaggcGGACTCAAGGAAAattctaattatttaataaagtttacgaatttacagttaaacatgattatgtttttcattcatgcgtcacgctcttaacaatgtcttaaaactaaaaatggaaaaataaaaacttttataaaaaaaagataaaccgacttcaaaaaggatgaaataaaatattatccattttagggttccgtgtttaagtatatgcgttaccaactgatatgtttgaagtcggtgccaagccaagtactccaagtagtaacaataccagtcaaaaataatcagctttatgtctataaatcccattacaactgtacaaatattataaacgtgaaagcaattatgtctgcctctttgttaccttttcatggctaaacaacttaaccgctttagctgaaattttgcatgaaggttccttgaattgttttatattttgaaatgtagtcctctggataagcgacagaaaataactcagtcccaatcccacacttgcgtgctatgactgttcaagaattactaaaaaatgctctttaaaaaaatacgacgacaaaacgtattagatttacactaacgtgccgacaagcatggtacgaactgcgccaagaaggttcaacagtgtgttctgttctgaggtatacagaaagttcgtttattgtcgtcgtgtacgctgcgtcttacataggcgaacactcgcgaacgcgaagcgaagcgacgcggcacggcgcgtccggcccaaggcgttcgcgttcgcgacgagatcgcccacgtaggacacttctatatctatgtatctttatcgaattgcactgcaaaattaatatgaatatatggtttaaaatttggcttggcagcgatttcaaacatatcagttggtaaagcatatacttaaacacggaaccctaaaatggataatattttatttcatcctttttgaagtcggtttatcttttttttataaaagtttttatttattttacaattgtgATAAACACTGAAGTGAAATTATGATGTTAACAACAATTGACatcaacaataaaatttaatcttCTTTAACGTTAGCAGTGCAGcacattaatattaatattaaaccaTTAATTTCAAAGCAAAGCAAGTTAGTATTAGGTACATGTACAAAGCATAACTTACAAGactattgttaataattattaagtaatacaGAAGTCACAAACACAGACACAACCGGATGAgcacaaatatacttaaatataaggTTACATTAAAGTGTATCTTCAtataataaatcataaaatCCTAATTGAtaagatttatatttaattaacttagggctacttgcaccatcccactaacccggtgtTAACCCATTAAACCGTTAacgcagtgtcaaattgtactggtaaccatggtaactccaggtttaactggttaaccccgggttagtgggatggtacaaGTGTGCTTATAGTATTTAACATAATGATTGTTTTCGGTTACGTAATGTGTGCTAACACTATTCTACAATACTCAATTAATATTGAGGAACCATAAAattattcaattttaattttctctgaATTAATATTTGATATAACTGAAGTAACATTGAAGTGCTACATCATAATTATGTTACGAAAAGTTCATTATGCAATTGTTTCAATTACTTGATGACTTAACATTAAAGGTATTACAAATTAATGCTACATTCTCCCATCACTGGAATTCTTCTTAAACACATccaagaaaataatataaaactttaaCGGCTATACACTTTCTGATTATTTCCTTTAAAAGGACtaagtgataaattctcttttcgtattgacgtctttcgataaaatgcatttatcattggcccactctatattatgcgtaaattttgtatgaaaaagtcggcacgcttgatttcaatacaaatcgtggtatttgcatctagcgtatatattaaatctagtgggtagtgaccctgtctgtgaagccgatggtcctgggttcgaatcccggtaagggaatttatttgtgtgatgagcacagatatttgttcccgagtcatgggtgttttctatgtatttaagtatttatatactatatatatcgttgtctgagtacccataacacaagcctccttgggcttaccgtgggacttagtcaatttgtgtaagaatgttcctataatatttatttatttaattatattgtacataccagcgatagagaggcaaatagaccAATTAACGTACGTGATTCGCGGTTTATAGCTTTCGGGGATGAAATCACTAAGATATATTTTTCCTTACAGCTAGAATTCCGCGGCGCCCTGATCCAGCAGCTACGGGACATCAGCAAGAAGCTCGGCCTGAGCATCGCCACTCTTCACTCTGCCGCTGCGCTTTTAGATCTATTCATGGATGCGCACAGGCTCAGGGCGGACCGACTGACGCACGTCGCATTGGTCTGCTTAAGTCTAGCgggtaagtattttttataattattcttcttgtcacagggcggacacgctatacatcaaaaatcacttgcgtttctatgtgtgaacggcacgtccgtacacgcgtcatgcgtcatagtgtgagtaagttgcttaaaaatagtactgagagcacgccagatttctgtcacggggcgaggtaattcgagtcggggcggggcggtgcgtggccgttctttatgataatactataatttattctgtgccatgaggttacgacaaGGAAGAGAGTAACTAGGATAACTTAGTACTTAAGTTCTAGATAATAAGTTTTATGCTATGCCCCGTCCGGGTCTCATAATATGACGTGTATATTTTGTATACCTATGTTATCTAATATCTagcatgaataaatgaaatgaaatgaatgtttCTCCAAAGAgcatgaaattattaaaagaagGATAAAACGTGATGCACCGACCTCACGCAAATGGAATAATGGCAAGCGATTTTTACGAATATACAGTGCCCtacaattttagtttttcatattCCTTTGCgaaatgaaactaaaaaatGTACTCTCGCttcttttattgtaaaattttaaatttccagCTAAAAGCGAAGAGAAATTCAGCCGTGCCCCAACCCTCAAGACCCTCTCCAAGATCAGTAACGTCCACCTCTGCGGCAAGACATTCCGCCAGCTAGAATGGATGGTGGGCCAGCACGCAAGATGGCGGTTATTGGCACCCACACCAGTAACCTTCGCAGCATTGCTGGCGCAATATGTGGTTACCGACGGGGACCTGACGACTAGGCATCCGAAATTCGTGAGACGGTTTAAGAGGGATGGAGCGAAGCAGTTGGAAGCGTATCTGGATTTGACTTTGTCGGGTAAGTAACTACACCttgtttgtagggttccgtgcccaaagggtaaaaacgggaccctattactaagactctactgtccgtctgtctgtcaccaggctgtatctcatgaaccgtgatagctagacagttgaaattttcacagatgatgtatttctgtcgccgctataacaacaaatagtaaaaagtacggaaccctcggtgggcgagtccgactcgcacttgtccggtttttttttctatcccaTGTACTTAAAATGCCGCATAAGAGTTCAAATGCCCCAAATTCTGTTTCGATAGATCGATTTTCAGATTCTCAATTTGAAATACTTTAAATTTTTCGCCTGAAAGTGAGGAGGCAAGTGAAAGGATCAACACTCGTCGCTTGCCACCTAGACTGGTCGTTATATTTaatcactagcttttgcccgcgacttcgtctgcgtggaataagtAACAGCAGCAAGAGTAAgtgtagcgcctggataaagtattagcaatcattcaatttgagcacacTAATTGCTTAAACAAATTATCAgtcaattcattaattatctcaattccaccccagttttgaccctcttaaggcttgatttttgggataaaaactatcctatggccCTCCAACTATCtctgtgccaaatttcaactaaatcggctcagcggtttaagcgtgaagaggtaacacacagacagacagacttccgcatttataatattagtatggattgataTGCTCGAGTGACCATTCTCCTCTGATAAAGTGAACCTTTTTTCGCAGATGTCCGTCTCAAAGTAGTTGAAGGCGTAGAAGTAGGATGCGCTTGCGTCGCGTGCGCCCGCGCCGAGCTGGGACTGCCTGCGTGGCCGGCCTGGCTCGCCACCGCCACGGCACGCCAAGCTTCGCGTATCGCCCCTGTCGCCCGTTTGCTGCACCGGTGAGTTTGGATACTttcataatatgtggtattccGTGCCTAAAGGGTCCATGTgccataaggacccttctctaaaAAAGCCAcatatatttgcattaattatttttatgattttgacccatgttcttttactgatatgcgttaaaattgttaaataacaaacgaaaccgtcaacgccatctatacgacagttggccaaagctagtagcgccctctgaacgagaatcaaattttcttgattttcgaggcacgttttttccttagactatccatctattacggagttatatctatctttggtcagaCTCACACGGAGTGCAGTACTCTCGAAAAGTGCGGAAGaatattacattattaaatttatttactccTATAGTTTGCAACATACCTCTCAGAATACATGCAATCTGAAAGCTTATTAGCCAAAAATTTAGCTAAAATCcatttacagtctggcaaaaaagagtagaaattaaaaagtggcaacactgtagtgtcgtcccgtttctcttagattgatttgatttTTTACCAGACTGTATTAATTACGATTTTGCATCAAGATATGCCTAACACagtggtatttttatttaaatatattttcatgaTGAAACAAAGGCCGAAAAGACTCAAAACAAAGAAGGTCAATCCCAAACGGTTGATATCCTTAACAGTCGATATCCCAATTGGCGATACCCTTCCAATGGTTATAACAACGAAGCGAAAACACTGATCATAACAAACGAAAACCACCTTAATGTCTACTGAAATagggattaaaaaaataatttgtctaCAGGATGATGCAAATTCTGAAGTCACGAGAAACGCCAACGGAAGCGGAGATCGACCAAGGCTACAGCAGCGCCAAAACCTCACCGAACCAAACACCATCCACATCGCCTCTTCAAGTCAGCCCGGGCTCATCAACCTGTAGCACATCAACCCGCAGCTACGTCAACGTAGACACTTCTTACCGTCATAAACCGGTACAAACAGGTGTGTATTCCGTTCTAGATTTAAACAACACTAGCGTCACCAATATAGAAAATTACTACCTACCAACAGCGGTCGACATGACTCTAAGAGTAGACAACCCTAACGATTACAGGTATTTTAAGTCGCGTAGGTTAATCGAAGCTAGCTTAGAAGGCGGAGCTGCCAATAGGGCTGTGAAACGAGGTTTGGACAGCACGGTCGAGTTGGATAGGAAAAGGTACCGTTTGACTCAGATGTCGCAGGTAGTTCAATGATTTTATTTCTAGTCGGTCCATGTTTGTgaattacattgtgttttttgtaagCTGAAATAATAAATGAGATTGGAACAAGATGAAACACCAGTGGTTCCTTTTTTATGCGGTGTTTTTGTTGTGTCTGATCATACTCTGAGTGAATATTTAGGACATACTGAAAAACTATTACTATGGTACACTACTAAATAAAAATCTGCTGTCTCATTTCGGCGATTCATAggtgggtgaatcaactttatGAAACACTTAATTTCGTGTAATCctccctagcaaagaaaaatcgatttttcaaaaaccatgttgatttttttactttttttgtttacacggccATTATTAGATCCATAAGTATTAATTAACCACATTAATATTAACAACTTGATtagataaaagttacattttgtaacGCACCAGAAAAAAAGTTTTCTGgtgccagaaaaaatcagggacaccatttttgtatttttcagctgcgttaccgtacaaaatgtaactattatctgatcaagttgttaattttaatgtgttaattaaatacatttgtatataaaaatgcccgtgtaaacaaaaaaataaaaaaatcaacatggtttttgaaaaaatcgAATTTTCTTTGCTAGGGATCTAAAATACGAAATCAGTATTCTAGAAGTTGATTCGCCCAGGTATGTCAACGTTTTCTAtagaatagcattttttttttttgattcaaggttggccccatagtaaaatttgtttaatacctacatattcaaTTCACCCCCTCAGTGCATGAAATCAATACTTACAcatataatctaaaaaaaatactatcaatttttttttgttctattaGAATTGTCTTACAAtaaaggaatttaaaaaaaaaacgtgtttcGGATCACTCGAATCTCATTTATTAGTTTAAAGCATATATCCAATTTCATCAAAAAATATTGTTGATACTGCCAAAAATTTTCAAATGTGGACATTTAAACAATTGCATATGCTTAATTCGTGCATTTGATATGCATACATTAGCATTTGTAAACGCATATGCAATTTATTAGTCTAATTTCTATATCAAGCTGAATTTTGTATAAGCTAGCACGAATATTATATGCTTAATAAGTTTATACTTAGAGGGAATAAGGAGTTTGTATAAGGCGCTcagttattatttacatatttgcactactttttctattttttctaaaaatgtaaactCAGTCACTtgtccatatattattttgaaacaattttttttatatcttattAATGGTGTAAATTAGGTCAGTAAATTGGAGGTTTGGTATGACTTTAAAAGTCCGAGCAAAAGCGAAGTTTTCAAAGATACGAGTCGACATTTTTATAATGAACGCCACTTTGAGCCACAAACATGCATTTCTGTATTGGAATGTTATTCTTATTCCTTCTCTTACTCACTTGGTGGTGTACTGTATACGAACGAAGCATGGATTCATGCAGCTAGGTAATAGCGAGCCAAAGGAAATTAGACAACTGAATAggcaaaaattattaaaatgtttaaaaaaatcctcaTGTAATGTTGATTTTTAGGTCTGCGACCACTAAAAAAACATCCAAATCTAAACagaatataaaaacaaagattTTTTCTGTTCTATCTAAATTAAAGTCGGCAAAAGAGTTGGATATACTAGAAATTTCTTCGCATAAGTGGTCAATTTTCACTGCCGCCAACTGTACTAAAAATTGTTTGGTTGTCAGATTTTCTGTAGGCTCAATGACTGTAGGTATAGACGGAAACGAAATGTGATATAgggtaaataatatttattggccatataa
It encodes:
- the LOC134750611 gene encoding cyclin-J-like; protein product: MESLNMSQLNLSNVRSQVPHESGTKSVSEAEAKLDAISIRDPDDEYHCEYREDIWNHLLEQEAEKPVIHLQSPQAKFRGALIQQLRDISKKLGLSIATLHSAAALLDLFMDAHRLRADRLTHVALVCLSLAAKSEEKFSRAPTLKTLSKISNVHLCGKTFRQLEWMVGQHARWRLLAPTPVTFAALLAQYVVTDGDLTTRHPKFVRRFKRDGAKQLEAYLDLTLSDVRLKVVEGVEVGCACVACARAELGLPAWPAWLATATARQASRIAPVARLLHRMMQILKSRETPTEAEIDQGYSSAKTSPNQTPSTSPLQVSPGSSTCSTSTRSYVNVDTSYRHKPVQTGVYSVLDLNNTSVTNIENYYLPTAVDMTLRVDNPNDYRYFKSRRLIEASLEGGAANRAVKRGLDSTVELDRKRYRLTQMSQVVQ